The proteins below are encoded in one region of Ereboglobus luteus:
- a CDS encoding NUDIX hydrolase, whose product MQKQNTPSPGAPAQRDDEIFDVVNEHDEVVGRAMRREVHARGLMHRATHVIIGDAQGRVFLQKRSMAKDIAPGRWDSACSGHVDSGETYEAAAVRELREETGMDAFALGGANPFETLFTLDPCEANGWEFLRVFRLRSHGPFDFKLNPAEIERGEWWTKSDLSRALAEHPKDFTYALRMLWEKLNA is encoded by the coding sequence ATGCAAAAACAAAACACTCCCTCCCCCGGCGCCCCGGCGCAACGCGACGACGAGATTTTCGACGTGGTAAACGAGCACGACGAGGTCGTGGGCCGCGCCATGCGCCGCGAGGTTCACGCGCGAGGCCTCATGCATCGCGCCACGCACGTGATCATCGGCGACGCGCAAGGGCGTGTGTTTTTGCAAAAACGCTCGATGGCAAAGGACATCGCGCCCGGCCGCTGGGATTCCGCCTGCTCCGGCCACGTCGATTCCGGCGAGACCTACGAGGCCGCCGCCGTGCGCGAACTCCGCGAGGAAACCGGGATGGACGCGTTCGCGCTTGGCGGGGCGAATCCGTTCGAAACGCTTTTCACCCTCGACCCCTGCGAGGCGAACGGCTGGGAATTCCTGCGCGTGTTCCGCCTGCGCTCGCACGGGCCGTTCGACTTCAAGCTCAACCCCGCCGAAATCGAGCGCGGCGAATGGTGGACAAAATCCGACCTGTCGCGCGCGCTCGCCGAACACCCGAAAGATTTCACATACGCCCTGCGGATGCTGTGGGAAAAACTAAACGCGTAG
- a CDS encoding immunoglobulin domain-containing protein, with amino-acid sequence MPANIPTASFLLCNTVFILCLLSATGLAPQADAASVTTAAAGGYHSLYLTDDGALWVMGWNDNGQLGDGNPGSDMYHRTPAQITNDVRAVAAGNRHSFFIKNDGTLWAMGGNYAGQLGDGTIVSRSIPVQIATGVIAVTAGDRHSLFIKSDGSLWAMGFNKHGQLGDGTDTSRSPPVKITTGVVAASAGSYHSLFIKNDGTLWAMGNNDFGQLGDGSAAYYRRTPVQVAADVIAVAAGNAHSLFVKSDGTLWTMGTNLNGELGDGTPAEYRNIPMQVAAGVVSVAAGNTHSLFVKSDGSLWAMGANYRGQLGNGSTTDQRTPVQVATGVLAASAGEGSAHSLIVKNDGTLWGTGWNGFSQLGDGTDTDRSTSVHIAGDSLPTGAPAITTQPVSQNVSAGGLVTFGVVATGSNLTYQWRKNGADISGASGATHTVSNVQQTHAGSHTVIVSNVYGSVTSYPAMLTVTAGSSAGNGNNNDGNVNDDNNDESSGGGGGGAPSLLWLGAVGVMLLRRRMARP; translated from the coding sequence ATGCCCGCCAACATCCCGACCGCTTCCTTCCTCCTGTGCAACACGGTGTTTATCCTCTGTCTTTTGTCAGCGACTGGCCTCGCGCCACAAGCGGATGCCGCCAGCGTTACCACAGCCGCCGCAGGCGGATACCATAGCCTTTATTTGACTGATGACGGCGCGCTTTGGGTCATGGGGTGGAATGACAATGGCCAGTTGGGCGATGGCAATCCCGGCAGTGACATGTATCATCGCACACCCGCGCAAATAACCAATGACGTTCGTGCCGTGGCCGCCGGAAATCGCCATAGTTTTTTCATAAAGAATGACGGCACGCTTTGGGCCATGGGAGGGAACTATGCCGGCCAGTTGGGCGATGGCACGATTGTAAGTCGAAGCATTCCCGTGCAAATAGCCACCGGCGTCATAGCCGTGACTGCCGGAGATCGACACAGCCTGTTTATAAAAAGCGACGGTTCGCTTTGGGCCATGGGATTTAACAAACACGGCCAATTGGGTGACGGCACAGACACAAGCCGAAGCCCTCCCGTGAAAATAACCACTGGCGTTGTCGCCGCGTCCGCGGGAAGTTATCACAGCCTGTTTATAAAAAACGACGGCACACTTTGGGCCATGGGAAATAACGATTTTGGCCAGTTGGGTGATGGCTCTGCCGCCTATTATCGACGCACACCGGTGCAAGTGGCCGCCGATGTCATTGCCGTGGCTGCCGGAAATGCGCATAGTCTCTTTGTTAAGAGTGACGGCACGCTTTGGACCATGGGGACGAACTTAAACGGTGAGTTGGGTGATGGAACTCCTGCTGAATATAGGAACATCCCCATGCAAGTGGCTGCCGGCGTTGTGTCTGTGGCCGCTGGGAATACGCATAGTTTGTTTGTGAAGAGCGACGGATCGCTTTGGGCCATGGGGGCAAACTATCGCGGCCAGTTGGGTAATGGCTCAACCACGGATCAACGCACGCCCGTGCAAGTCGCCACCGGCGTCCTTGCCGCGTCCGCTGGCGAGGGATCCGCCCACAGCTTAATTGTGAAAAATGACGGCACGCTTTGGGGCACGGGATGGAACGGATTCAGCCAGTTGGGCGACGGAACTGATACGGACCGAAGCACGTCCGTGCATATTGCCGGCGACAGCCTGCCCACCGGTGCGCCCGCAATCACCACGCAACCCGTTAGCCAGAATGTCTCCGCCGGAGGCCTTGTGACATTCGGGGTTGTGGCCACCGGATCAAACCTAACCTATCAATGGCGAAAAAACGGCGCTGATATTTCCGGTGCCTCGGGTGCCACTCACACGGTCTCAAATGTGCAACAAACACACGCGGGAAGTCACACGGTTATCGTGAGCAATGTTTACGGTTCAGTCACCAGCTATCCCGCCATGCTTACCGTCACCGCTGGCAGTAGCGCTGGTAATGGGAATAATAACGACGGAAACGTAAATGATGACAACAACGATGAAAGCTCCGGCGGAGGTGGCGGCGGCGCGCCAAGCCTGCTTTGGCTCGGCGCGGTTGGTGTGATGTTGCTGCGGCGACGGATGGCGAGGCCGTAG
- a CDS encoding immunoglobulin domain-containing protein, with translation MFFLIIKHTFRESFEAIRRLAQQPTSTAMRHKHTKHPVSTKTLRFSASRLFLSALRYPLTFIICLLLAAAISSRTYAASVIKVAAGGEHSLFLTDDGTLWGMGHSWYGQLGDARGYTGTGYQTYHITPARVATDVTAMAAGVSHSLFIKSDGSLWAVGANHFGQLGDGTTTNRRVPVQVATGVIAVAAGYSHSLFLKTDGSLWTMGNNRYGQLGDGASGSEDYPDIANRRIPMQIATDVDTIAAGGSHSLFVKSDGTLWVMGWNGYGQLGDGSAANRVFPMQVGTGVDAVAAGRNHSLFVKNDGSLWAMGFNDWGQLGYYWDGGTIMNQRIPAQMAVDVIAVTAGKSHSLLIKSDGSLWGTGLNYRGQLGDDTGTYYRMTPAQITSGVVAMAAGEDHSLFIKTDGSLWAMGRNRYGQLGDGATADRYLPVYIAGGNSPTGAPAITTQPASQTLYVGDLVTFGVVATGSNLTYQWHKDDTDIPGATSASYTITNAQQSHAGSYRVTVSNTVGSTISHAAALVVKTSDGIGDDGGVVMVGGSAAGGGAPSLLWLGVVGSMLLLRRMRKSQMTK, from the coding sequence GTGTTTTTCCTGATCATAAAACACACCTTTCGCGAATCTTTTGAGGCAATTCGCCGTCTGGCGCAGCAACCAACATCAACTGCCATGCGTCACAAACACACAAAACACCCGGTATCAACCAAGACGCTCAGGTTCTCCGCCTCCCGTCTTTTTCTCTCGGCTCTCCGCTATCCTCTAACATTTATCATCTGCCTTTTGTTGGCGGCAGCAATCTCTTCGCGGACATACGCGGCCAGTGTCATCAAAGTGGCCGCTGGTGGCGAGCACAGCTTGTTTTTGACCGATGATGGCACGCTCTGGGGTATGGGGCACAGCTGGTATGGCCAGTTGGGTGATGCGCGTGGCTATACCGGCACCGGGTATCAAACATATCATATCACACCTGCGCGAGTGGCCACCGACGTCACCGCCATGGCTGCCGGAGTTTCGCACAGCCTGTTTATAAAAAGCGATGGTTCGCTTTGGGCCGTGGGGGCGAACCACTTTGGCCAATTGGGTGATGGCACTACCACGAATCGCCGTGTTCCTGTGCAAGTGGCCACAGGCGTCATCGCTGTGGCCGCCGGATATTCGCACAGCCTGTTTTTGAAAACCGATGGTTCGCTTTGGACCATGGGCAACAATAGATACGGCCAATTGGGTGATGGCGCATCTGGCAGCGAGGATTATCCCGACATTGCAAATCGAAGAATACCCATGCAAATAGCCACTGACGTTGATACCATAGCCGCTGGTGGTAGTCATAGTTTGTTTGTAAAAAGCGACGGCACACTTTGGGTTATGGGATGGAACGGCTATGGTCAGTTGGGAGATGGCTCTGCCGCGAACCGAGTTTTTCCCATGCAGGTGGGCACTGGTGTTGATGCTGTGGCCGCAGGAAGAAACCACAGCCTGTTTGTGAAAAACGATGGCTCGCTTTGGGCTATGGGTTTCAATGACTGGGGTCAGTTGGGCTACTATTGGGACGGTGGCACTATCATGAATCAAAGAATACCCGCTCAAATGGCTGTCGACGTTATTGCTGTAACTGCCGGAAAATCACACAGCCTGCTTATTAAAAGCGACGGCTCGCTTTGGGGCACGGGACTAAATTACCGCGGCCAGTTGGGTGATGACACCGGCACTTATTATCGAATGACTCCCGCTCAAATAACTTCCGGCGTCGTTGCCATGGCTGCAGGAGAAGATCACAGTCTGTTTATAAAAACCGACGGCTCGCTCTGGGCCATGGGTCGCAATAGATACGGCCAGTTGGGTGACGGCGCGACTGCGGATCGCTACCTCCCCGTGTATATTGCCGGCGGCAACTCGCCGACTGGCGCGCCCGCAATCACCACGCAACCCGCCAGCCAAACCCTTTATGTCGGGGACCTGGTGACTTTCGGAGTCGTCGCCACCGGCTCAAACCTGACCTACCAGTGGCATAAGGATGACACGGATATCCCCGGGGCCACGAGCGCCAGTTACACAATAACAAATGCGCAGCAATCCCACGCGGGCAGTTATCGCGTCACCGTGAGCAACACCGTCGGCTCCACCATCAGCCATGCTGCCGCGCTTGTCGTCAAAACCAGCGATGGTATTGGCGACGATGGCGGCGTTGTCATGGTCGGCGGTTCCGCCGCTGGCGGCGGCGCGCCAAGCCTCCTTTGGCTCGGTGTCGTTGGTTCGATGCTTTTGTTGCGCAGGATGCGCAAATCACAAATGACAAAATAA
- a CDS encoding glucose-6-phosphate dehydrogenase assembly protein OpcA, translating into MSTVFSSLPGLEVPADAINKSFADMWTSAAADGRPSPTGDDAKATQINLVLHLGFGTTHDDAVAQFQTTINFSRRYPCRVVVLCPYSLDDNSTNRIRAKIYGECHLGKTKGDTRCCEFVMLAYPMSARRYLESQVSICLSTDLPLYYWVHRFASSRRLNDYQYLLVKSERVILDSAVMPEGFGDYAWPRPEAVRDLAHARTLPIRQSIGQFLSACPPAGLVDGISAIRIARAPQYAAEAAALLKWARDRLIACGMDKNTPAELTSSADGEPPLSLNFEYKTPSRHFRWRGDPHAGTSGIDSMLCHGPMQVSVPVSLLTPEAALGEAMFF; encoded by the coding sequence ATGTCCACCGTATTCTCCTCCCTGCCCGGGCTCGAAGTGCCGGCCGATGCCATCAACAAAAGTTTCGCCGACATGTGGACCAGCGCGGCGGCGGACGGACGTCCCTCACCAACCGGCGACGACGCGAAGGCCACGCAAATCAACCTCGTCCTGCACCTCGGCTTCGGCACCACGCATGACGACGCGGTTGCGCAGTTTCAGACCACGATCAATTTTTCGCGCCGCTATCCCTGCCGCGTCGTTGTGCTCTGCCCGTATTCGCTCGACGACAACTCGACCAACCGAATCCGCGCCAAGATTTACGGCGAATGCCACCTCGGCAAAACCAAGGGCGACACGCGCTGCTGCGAGTTTGTCATGCTCGCGTATCCCATGAGCGCGCGACGCTACCTGGAAAGCCAGGTCTCGATCTGCCTCTCCACCGACCTGCCGCTTTATTATTGGGTGCACCGCTTCGCCTCGTCGCGCCGCCTCAACGATTATCAATACCTCCTCGTCAAGTCCGAGCGCGTCATTCTCGACAGCGCGGTCATGCCGGAGGGATTTGGCGACTACGCCTGGCCTCGACCCGAGGCGGTGCGAGACCTCGCCCACGCGCGCACGCTGCCCATCCGCCAAAGCATTGGGCAATTCCTCAGCGCGTGCCCGCCCGCCGGGCTGGTTGACGGCATCTCGGCCATCCGCATCGCGCGCGCCCCGCAATACGCCGCCGAGGCCGCCGCGCTCCTCAAGTGGGCGCGCGACCGCCTCATCGCCTGCGGCATGGACAAGAACACTCCCGCCGAGCTGACATCCTCCGCCGATGGCGAGCCGCCGTTGTCATTGAATTTTGAATACAAAACACCCTCGCGTCATTTTCGCTGGCGCGGCGATCCGCATGCCGGCACGTCGGGCATTGACTCCATGCTGTGCCACGGTCCCATGCAAGTGAGCGTCCCCGTCTCGCTCCTCACTCCCGAAGCCGCCCTCGGCGAGGCGATGTTTTTCTAG
- the zwf gene encoding glucose-6-phosphate dehydrogenase, protein MNADTARHPFLEGLSKHRGAPPTVVVIFGASGDLTARKLIPAVYNLACDSLLPADFYLVGYGRKAIPDEEFRDIAAKAIREFSRREFDPAVWQSIRQNVSYVAGDYDEPEAFRRLAGHISGIEKKISREMQSLFYISTPPTVFAPILKNLGASGLASKYLGKPHHAKVVIEKPFGRDLASALELNATIRSVFEEHQVYRIDHYLGKETVQDLLVQRFGNAIFEPLWNRNFIDHVQITVAEEVGVGTRGGYYETSGALRDMIQNHTMQLVALTAMEPPVSLSAEDVRDEKVKVLKAIQPLRLGPGGDTARAQYTSGMIGGKQVPGYLDEPGIDKNSSTETHAAIRLSINNWRWQGVPFYLRSGKRMPHRVSEIAIQFKRPPGTLFSDSALYNIAPNTLAFQIQPDEGLGLILNGKVPGLETRTQPVKMNFRYSTTFGSNTPEAYERLVLDAMVGDGTLFIRGDEAEASWKLYTPVLENWAEAGHEGLDTYDAGTWGPKSAEALIAQTRDAWRKP, encoded by the coding sequence ATGAACGCCGACACCGCACGCCATCCGTTTCTCGAGGGTCTTAGCAAGCATCGCGGCGCGCCGCCCACGGTGGTCGTCATCTTCGGGGCCTCGGGCGATCTCACCGCGCGCAAACTCATCCCCGCGGTTTACAATCTCGCTTGCGACAGCCTCCTGCCCGCCGATTTTTATCTCGTCGGCTACGGGCGCAAGGCGATCCCCGACGAGGAATTTCGCGACATTGCCGCAAAGGCAATACGCGAGTTTTCCCGGCGCGAGTTCGATCCCGCGGTCTGGCAGAGCATCAGGCAAAACGTGTCCTACGTCGCCGGGGACTATGACGAGCCGGAGGCGTTTCGCCGCCTCGCAGGGCACATATCCGGCATCGAGAAAAAAATCTCACGCGAGATGCAGTCGCTGTTCTACATCTCCACGCCGCCGACCGTGTTTGCGCCCATCCTCAAAAATCTTGGCGCCTCGGGGCTCGCGTCGAAATACCTCGGCAAGCCGCATCACGCCAAGGTTGTCATCGAAAAACCCTTTGGACGCGACCTCGCCTCCGCGCTCGAACTCAACGCCACCATCCGCTCGGTTTTCGAGGAGCACCAAGTTTATCGCATCGACCACTACCTCGGAAAAGAAACGGTGCAGGACCTGCTCGTGCAGCGTTTCGGCAACGCCATTTTCGAGCCGCTTTGGAATCGCAACTTCATCGACCATGTGCAGATCACCGTCGCCGAGGAGGTCGGCGTCGGCACGCGCGGCGGTTATTACGAAACCAGCGGCGCGCTCCGCGACATGATCCAGAATCACACCATGCAGCTCGTCGCGCTCACCGCGATGGAGCCGCCCGTGTCGCTTTCCGCCGAGGATGTCCGCGACGAAAAAGTGAAAGTCCTCAAGGCGATCCAGCCGCTCCGCCTCGGTCCCGGGGGCGACACCGCCCGCGCGCAATACACTTCCGGCATGATCGGCGGCAAACAAGTGCCCGGCTACCTCGACGAACCGGGCATCGATAAAAACTCATCAACAGAAACCCACGCCGCCATCCGCCTCTCCATCAACAACTGGCGCTGGCAGGGCGTGCCCTTTTACCTGCGCTCCGGCAAGCGCATGCCGCATCGTGTATCCGAAATTGCGATACAATTTAAACGCCCTCCCGGCACGCTCTTCTCCGACAGCGCGCTCTACAACATCGCGCCCAACACCCTCGCGTTTCAAATCCAACCCGACGAGGGGCTCGGCCTCATTCTCAACGGCAAGGTTCCCGGACTCGAAACCCGCACGCAGCCGGTGAAAATGAACTTCCGTTATTCCACGACGTTCGGTTCCAACACACCCGAGGCCTACGAGCGCCTCGTGCTCGACGCCATGGTTGGCGACGGCACGCTCTTCATCCGCGGCGACGAGGCCGAGGCGTCGTGGAAACTTTACACACCCGTCCTCGAAAACTGGGCCGAGGCCGGACACGAAGGACTCGACACCTACGACGCCGGCACCTGGGGGCCGAAATCCGCCGAAGCCCTCATCGCCCAAACCCGCGACGCCTGGAGAAAACCATGA
- a CDS encoding tyrosine-protein phosphatase, whose amino-acid sequence MTSHVSSNPDGIPMLRHIPLEGAYNFRDIGGYETADGRRVRWHRIYRAGQIDKLTDADVETLARRRILTVVDLREKVEYDHAPDRLPAGATIVRCSGGKTDPMENWTHMLAGATSGVPFMKAFYSDIQGLAARFKPFFQTLLDLPDDHALLLHCMAGKDRTGIGIALLMIALGVRRETIVEDYLLTNQYGLRSLNEDVRMKPLGLSEPVMRDLLAAKEEYLQAFFSTLEEHHGSDMQFLAQAIGLSPEKISRLREKFTE is encoded by the coding sequence ATGACGAGCCACGTTTCATCGAACCCTGACGGGATTCCCATGTTGCGCCACATTCCATTGGAAGGTGCTTATAATTTCCGCGACATCGGCGGGTATGAAACAGCGGACGGGCGCCGCGTGCGCTGGCACCGCATTTACCGCGCGGGGCAAATCGACAAACTCACCGACGCCGACGTGGAGACACTCGCCAGGCGCCGGATTTTGACCGTCGTCGATTTGCGCGAAAAAGTGGAATACGATCACGCACCCGACCGCCTGCCGGCGGGCGCGACGATTGTGAGATGCTCCGGAGGCAAAACCGACCCGATGGAAAACTGGACGCACATGCTGGCCGGCGCCACATCGGGCGTGCCGTTCATGAAGGCGTTTTATTCCGACATCCAGGGGCTGGCCGCGCGCTTCAAGCCGTTTTTTCAAACGCTGCTCGACCTGCCCGACGACCACGCGCTGCTGCTGCATTGCATGGCGGGCAAGGATCGCACGGGCATCGGCATCGCGCTTCTAATGATCGCGCTCGGGGTGCGGCGCGAGACCATCGTCGAGGACTACCTGCTGACCAATCAATACGGCCTGAGGTCGCTCAACGAGGACGTGCGCATGAAACCGCTGGGATTGTCCGAGCCGGTCATGCGCGACTTGCTCGCGGCCAAGGAAGAGTATCTGCAGGCGTTTTTTTCCACACTGGAGGAACACCACGGATCGGACATGCAATTCCTCGCGCAAGCCATCGGACTTTCCCCTGAAAAAATCAGCCGCCTGCGCGAAAAGTTCACCGAATAG
- a CDS encoding lipopolysaccharide biosynthesis protein, translating into MADNDKRIENAGGVKRLLPIMLTQAVGLVCGVAGITITSRLVAPEAYGAYGIFLTLTPLGIAVIHAGLVKFVARHWAESNNRAALLREVTRAAARKLPWLAAATLAAVWLVPGLRANGAPWWGTWLLLFAGASLMTAAWLRQTALQAGREHWRDCGVSAAGSVTRSFVPPLLYAAAGGTLLALQAGFVIHALVLATAAILAVRKNSAAQNESQPPPKQLSAIYDGPLFVVLAVAAWMLTAVNRWVVAGFFGTETAGYFTLAGNVAVIVTSMLAVMFTQYWQPVVFAMPSRTAEERRALANSVDIVSLTYALCGLAGIGFLHAFAPFLIGSVIDAKYTGALGMIAPVGCFGVAVATGQFSHMLLLAGHKESACARVDLSGAAVLVAGSVIAAAAGGETWFWRWLLVSPIVPWLLQRTLARRVLLG; encoded by the coding sequence ATGGCGGACAACGACAAACGGATCGAAAACGCCGGGGGCGTCAAACGCCTGCTGCCCATCATGCTCACGCAGGCGGTGGGGCTTGTGTGCGGGGTGGCGGGTATCACGATCACGTCGAGGCTAGTCGCGCCCGAGGCGTATGGCGCCTACGGCATTTTCCTCACGCTCACGCCGTTGGGCATTGCCGTCATTCACGCGGGGCTGGTCAAATTTGTCGCCCGGCACTGGGCGGAGTCGAACAACCGCGCCGCGTTGTTGCGCGAAGTCACCCGGGCCGCCGCGCGCAAACTGCCCTGGCTCGCGGCGGCGACCCTGGCCGCCGTGTGGCTCGTTCCCGGATTACGCGCGAACGGCGCGCCTTGGTGGGGCACCTGGCTGTTGTTGTTTGCGGGCGCGTCGTTGATGACGGCGGCGTGGCTCAGGCAGACGGCGTTGCAGGCCGGGCGCGAGCACTGGCGTGATTGCGGCGTGTCGGCGGCGGGCTCGGTGACGCGGTCGTTCGTGCCACCGCTGTTGTATGCCGCCGCGGGCGGAACGCTGCTGGCGTTGCAAGCCGGCTTTGTCATCCACGCGCTCGTGCTCGCAACCGCCGCGATTCTCGCCGTGCGCAAAAACAGTGCCGCGCAAAATGAATCGCAACCGCCCCCGAAACAACTGAGCGCGATCTACGACGGCCCGCTGTTCGTCGTGCTTGCCGTGGCGGCGTGGATGCTGACCGCGGTCAACCGCTGGGTCGTCGCCGGATTTTTCGGAACCGAAACCGCGGGGTATTTCACACTCGCGGGAAACGTGGCCGTGATCGTGACGAGCATGCTGGCCGTGATGTTCACGCAATACTGGCAGCCGGTGGTTTTTGCGATGCCCTCGCGCACCGCGGAGGAACGGCGCGCGCTCGCCAATTCCGTCGACATCGTGTCGCTCACGTATGCGCTGTGCGGGCTCGCGGGCATCGGTTTTTTGCACGCCTTCGCACCATTTCTCATCGGCTCCGTGATCGACGCGAAATACACGGGCGCGCTCGGCATGATCGCGCCCGTGGGTTGCTTCGGCGTGGCCGTGGCGACGGGACAGTTTTCCCACATGCTCCTGCTCGCCGGCCACAAGGAAAGCGCGTGCGCCCGCGTGGATTTGAGCGGAGCCGCGGTGCTTGTCGCCGGAAGCGTGATCGCCGCGGCCGCCGGAGGCGAAACCTGGTTCTGGCGTTGGCTGCTCGTCTCGCCAATCGTGCCCTGGCTTTTGCAACGCACCCTGGCGCGGCGCGTGTTGCTGGGGTAA